A single Neoarius graeffei isolate fNeoGra1 chromosome 23, fNeoGra1.pri, whole genome shotgun sequence DNA region contains:
- the LOC132871191 gene encoding piggyBac transposable element-derived protein 4-like, with product MAAVTAETCCDSDGSDVELEGGEQILIEEEIEGDVPEDPLDREQEWDLFREDDEEEEFQGFQVDWQSDGFHPPRQQKFTRTPGLKVPISEDASPLDVFSNIFTEEVWDMLVTQTNVYADQTRGHTPSNLKWSAVSKQEMKSFIGLCITFGIMKLPTRRDYWRQSKWLYQTNVPRVMARDRFDMIWRYLHLQDNTDPKVDKSDKLWKLRCFLDLLLNQYQALYEVNGIVTVDESMVKYKGRLAFRQYLPMKPVKWGVKVWVMAESTTGYVTSFQVYTGATEGKAEINLAHRIVTDLASPYYGSHLSVYMDNFYTSVPLLVYLKARGIQACGTVRANRRGLPKTKELSKQAGMARHQYRVAQQDELTLCVWQDTKAVMVLSNHHDPMALGSVKRKFEAQRQVEVKVPACLADYQQHMKGVDLLDQMVGYYQIDHRSSKWWRRLFFYFLSVACYNAFVAARSAGGDEWKYRKSGYKAWLEDLTMELCVPVTKRSAPHQMLPTSLSGASAGHDLAQISNKRKTCRDCAKKHTGTNVRPGSTLMGCRQCNIPLHRECFMHHVLRQ from the exons ATGGCTGCGGTTACTGCGGAGACATGCTGTGACAGTGATGGAAGTGATGTGGAGTTGGAGGGGGGTGAACAGATTTTAATCGAGGAAGAGATAGAGGGAGATGTGCCGGAAGACCCCTTAGATAGAGAACAGGAGTGGGATTTGTTTCGAgaggatgatgaggaggaggaattCCAAGGCTTCCAAGTGGACTGGCAGTCAGATGGATTTCACCCCCCACGTCAACAAAAGTTCACTCGGACACCTGGGCTAAAGGTGCCGATATCTGAAGATGCAAGCCCTTTAGATGTATTTTCGAATATTTTCACTGAGGAAGTTTGGGATATGTTGGTGACACAGACAAATGTATATGCTGATCAGACGCGCGGTCACACACCATCAAACTTAAAGTGGAGCGCCGTCTCAAAACAGGAAATGAAATCATTCATCGGTCTCTGCATAACTTTTgggataatgaaactaccaactcGCCGGGATTACTGGAGACAGAGCAAGTGGCTGTATCAGACAAATGTCCCCCGAGTGATGGCACGAGATCGCTTCGACATGATCTGGAG atatctACATCTCCAAGACAACACTGACCCTAAAGTGGACAAATCGGACAAGCTATGGAAACTGCGGTGCTTCTTGGACCTCCTCCTGAACCAATACCAGGCCCTTTATGAAGTTAATGGTATCGTGACCGTGGACGAGTCCATGGTCAAGTACAAAGGGCGGCTGGCATTCCGGCAGTACCTCCCCATGAAGCCAGTAAAATGGGGAGTGAAGGTATGGGTGATGGCAGAAAGTACAACTGGCTACGTCACCAGCTTTCAGGTGTATACGGGGGCCACAGAGGGCAAGGCGGAGATCAACCTGGCGCACCGCATCGTCACCGACCTGGCCAGCCCATACTACGGATCACACCTGTCTGTTTACATGGATAACTTCTACACAAGCGTGCCCTTGCTGGTTTACCTGAAGGCAAGGGGAATTCAGGCTTGTGGGACGGTGCGCGCAAACAGAAGGGGCCtaccgaagaccaaggagctcagcAAGCAGGCTGGCATGGCCAGGCATCAGTATCGGGTGGCTCAACAGGATGAGCTGACCTTGTGCGTGTGGCAGGACACCAAGGCAGTAATGGTCCTGTCCAACCACCATGACCCCATGGCTTTGGGGTCAGTGAAAAGGAAGTTCGAGGCTCAGCGTCAGGTGGAGGTCAAGGTGCCAGCCTGCCTTGCTGACTACCAGCAACATATGAAGGGTGTAGACCTGCTCGACCAGATGGTGGGGTACTACCAAATCGATCACAGGTCTTCAAAGTGGTGGAGGaggctgtttttttattttttgtctgtgGCGTGCTACAATGCATTTGTGGCTGCCAGATCTGCTGGTGGAGATGAATGGAAGTACAGGAAGAGTGGCTACAAAGCCTGGTTGGAGGACTTAACGATGGAGCTGTGCGTCCCAGTAACCAAGAGAAGTGCTCCCCACCAGATGCTCCCCACCAGCCTATCTGGAGCTTCAGCTGGGCATGATCTGGCCCAGATCAGCAACAAGAGAAAGACCTGCAGGGATTGTGCCAAAAAGCACACTGGCACCAATGTGCGCCCGGGGTCTACACTGATGGGATGCAGGCAGTGCAATATTCCCCTGCACCGCGAGTGCTTCATGCACCACGTTCTacgacagtag